One stretch of Sinomonas terrae DNA includes these proteins:
- the mscL gene encoding large conductance mechanosensitive channel protein MscL, producing the protein MLNGFKAFIMKGNVLDLAVAVIMGAAFNTVVTALVQNVLMPIISVIVGQPNFDNFLVFGPVKIGVFLTAVVNFIIVAAAIYFLIVMPMNHLIERRNRRLGIHDKTADEPVEPQIALLTEIRDALTARER; encoded by the coding sequence ATGCTCAACGGATTCAAAGCCTTCATCATGAAGGGCAACGTCCTAGACCTTGCGGTGGCAGTCATCATGGGCGCCGCGTTCAACACGGTCGTTACCGCCCTCGTCCAGAACGTCCTCATGCCGATCATCTCCGTGATCGTGGGGCAGCCCAATTTCGACAACTTCCTCGTGTTCGGCCCCGTGAAGATCGGCGTGTTCCTCACCGCCGTCGTGAACTTCATCATTGTCGCGGCGGCCATCTACTTCCTGATCGTCATGCCGATGAACCACCTCATCGAGCGCCGCAACCGCCGTCTCGGCATCCACGACAAGACCGCCGACGAGCCGGTCGAGCCCCAGATCGCGCTCCTCACCGAGATCCGCGACGCGCTCACTGCCCGCGAGCGCTGA
- a CDS encoding Nramp family divalent metal transporter: MAVEEAVQEGRLRRYLRLLGPGLVTGAADDDPSGVATYAQAGATFGNGMLWTAPVTLPMMISVQEISDRTALATGEPLGTLIRRKFSRRPRIVIGILVVALLVANTLNIAADLMAIGQGMELLGAGPDHLWAAVAGCAIAVTLMTGSFAVIAKVFKWLCLALLAYVAVLFVAKVDWGDVLAGLAGVQFRWSWDYLGLLVGVLGTTISPYLFFWQSAHRVEEMRAEDLGGNLPVALPERGDARARQKLRAARADVFAGMAFSVLVMFAIIAASAATLGKNGVQIATAADAAKALAPVAGPAAKALFSIGFIGTGFLAIPVLAGSGSVGLAGLLGTRWGFDRSPRNARVFYSLLGAGIIGGILLALALSDPIGLLVFVAVVNGIAAAPFLIVTMLVSGDRKIMGEYANGRVTTIIGWSTAAIMAVAGAIGVFTTLTGIGS, from the coding sequence GTGGCTGTTGAGGAGGCTGTGCAGGAGGGGCGTCTCCGGCGGTACCTGCGGCTCCTGGGGCCGGGTCTGGTGACCGGGGCGGCCGACGACGACCCTTCGGGAGTTGCGACCTATGCGCAGGCGGGGGCTACCTTCGGCAACGGGATGCTCTGGACGGCTCCCGTGACGCTGCCGATGATGATCTCCGTCCAGGAGATCTCAGACCGGACCGCCCTCGCCACCGGAGAGCCCTTGGGGACTCTGATCCGTAGGAAGTTCTCCCGCCGGCCCCGAATCGTCATCGGCATTCTCGTTGTGGCCTTGTTGGTCGCGAACACGCTGAACATTGCAGCAGACCTGATGGCCATAGGGCAGGGAATGGAACTGCTCGGCGCCGGCCCAGACCATCTTTGGGCCGCCGTCGCCGGATGCGCGATCGCGGTGACCCTGATGACGGGCTCGTTCGCGGTCATCGCGAAGGTCTTCAAATGGCTGTGCTTGGCCCTGCTGGCCTACGTCGCGGTCCTGTTCGTCGCCAAGGTCGATTGGGGCGATGTCCTCGCCGGTCTGGCCGGAGTGCAGTTCAGGTGGAGCTGGGACTACCTCGGTCTGCTCGTCGGAGTCCTGGGGACGACCATCTCCCCCTATCTGTTCTTCTGGCAGTCCGCGCACCGCGTCGAGGAGATGCGTGCCGAGGACCTCGGCGGGAACCTCCCTGTCGCCCTGCCCGAGCGCGGCGACGCTCGGGCGAGGCAGAAGCTCCGAGCAGCCCGCGCGGACGTCTTCGCCGGGATGGCCTTCTCAGTGCTGGTCATGTTCGCGATCATCGCTGCCAGCGCGGCGACCCTCGGGAAGAATGGGGTACAGATCGCCACCGCCGCGGACGCAGCCAAGGCATTGGCGCCGGTCGCCGGGCCAGCGGCGAAAGCGCTGTTCTCGATAGGCTTTATCGGCACCGGATTCCTCGCGATCCCGGTCCTCGCAGGCTCGGGCTCGGTCGGGCTCGCCGGGCTCCTGGGCACCCGTTGGGGCTTCGACCGGAGCCCCCGCAACGCCCGGGTCTTCTACAGCCTTCTGGGGGCCGGGATCATCGGCGGAATCCTGCTCGCCCTGGCCCTGAGCGACCCGATCGGCCTGTTGGTCTTCGTCGCCGTGGTCAACGGCATTGCCGCCGCCCCGTTCCTGATCGTGACCATGCTCGTCTCCGGGGACCGGAAGATCATGGGCGAATACGCCAACGGAAGGGTGACCACCATCATCGGGTGGTCCACTGCCGCCATCATGGCCGTTGCCGGCGCCATCGGGGTCTTCACTACCCTCACGGGCATCGGATCCTGA
- a CDS encoding methyltransferase, whose translation MRQPPPAVVRQALLRPALVRGVQRLSAALGRAGSALQPPQARFLQLTGGVGSIMLMRAAVQTGLVEPLAHGPLTAGAIAAQLGLHADTVHRVLRGLAVYGLTRLDRAGRFSLTKTGRLLLDSHPHTMAGWIRYMTSPMVIEGWSRLPETLRDGRPAFNAATGTTIWEHLAQHPDEEEGFARTMRELTLMAAPLIVAAYPWPEEGTVCDVGGGVGSMLAEVLRARPGLSGLLVDQVGPLGGAGEYLASRGVEGRVTTVEGDLFEGFAASADIYLLKDVLHDWDDEQCARILRTVRAAAPAGARLLVLEWLQEPNRAEFPVSISDIMMLAQTEGRQRSAEEFFALAAPAGFAPGRVVDTGAYGLVELVAV comes from the coding sequence ATGCGCCAGCCGCCGCCCGCCGTCGTCCGTCAGGCCCTTCTCAGGCCCGCGCTTGTCCGAGGAGTGCAGCGCCTCAGCGCCGCACTCGGCCGGGCGGGCAGCGCACTCCAACCGCCGCAGGCCCGGTTCCTCCAGCTTACCGGCGGTGTCGGCTCGATCATGCTCATGCGCGCGGCGGTCCAGACGGGGCTCGTCGAGCCTCTCGCGCACGGCCCGCTCACGGCTGGAGCGATCGCGGCCCAGCTCGGGCTCCACGCCGATACCGTTCACCGGGTGCTCCGGGGGCTGGCCGTGTACGGGCTGACCCGCCTCGACCGGGCTGGCCGGTTCTCGCTCACCAAGACCGGACGTCTGCTCCTCGACAGCCACCCGCACACGATGGCCGGCTGGATCCGGTACATGACCTCGCCGATGGTCATCGAAGGCTGGTCGCGGCTTCCCGAGACGCTGCGCGACGGCCGTCCCGCCTTCAACGCGGCGACGGGGACCACGATCTGGGAGCACCTCGCCCAGCATCCCGACGAGGAGGAGGGCTTCGCGCGGACGATGCGCGAGCTCACCCTCATGGCGGCGCCGCTCATCGTCGCAGCGTATCCCTGGCCTGAGGAAGGGACGGTCTGCGACGTGGGCGGCGGCGTGGGATCGATGCTCGCGGAGGTGCTGCGGGCGCGGCCGGGGCTCTCCGGTCTTCTCGTCGACCAGGTAGGCCCGCTCGGTGGGGCGGGGGAGTATCTGGCGTCGCGGGGCGTGGAGGGGCGCGTAACCACGGTCGAGGGCGACCTGTTCGAGGGGTTCGCGGCAAGCGCCGACATCTACCTGCTCAAGGACGTCCTGCATGATTGGGACGACGAGCAGTGCGCCCGGATCCTCAGGACGGTCCGCGCCGCAGCTCCCGCCGGAGCCCGGCTGCTCGTGCTCGAGTGGCTTCAGGAGCCCAATCGCGCCGAATTCCCGGTCTCGATCTCGGACATCATGATGCTCGCCCAGACCGAGGGCAGGCAGCGCTCGGCCGAGGAGTTTTTTGCCCTCGCGGCGCCAGCGGGTTTCGCGCCGGGCCGCGTCGTCGACACGGGGGCCTACGGACTCGTCGAGCTCGTCGCCGTGTGA
- a CDS encoding transglycosylase domain-containing protein: protein MDYQADTTPLPPPRLRGRGITPLGPVEAEPSAPSQQGWRDRRRMPALTPFEPEDDEPRERRGRGRLPRVPRPPKSKAGKAKKPRGRFRRALRLTAILAVIAILGSLVTTIAYNWITPSRTAFMLEAGGPTVYQYVSIDHISRYTIASVIAHEDEQLGTRAGGFSIDDFMARAQAFTSGQPDPSGSTVPQQLVKNIFLWPSQDPLRKGIEAGLSEEFDFLMPKERIMELYLNYAQFGPKLFGICAASWYYFNAPPSQLTQYESEQLMGVLPDPDNVRRAPTGGLDISATANPEAVDLINGAANVWVPRQLDGMGGWQAAVKTIGITDTAADHAATEGNSDGCSTMPQDVAKRLQSEGVG, encoded by the coding sequence ATGGACTACCAGGCCGACACGACGCCGCTGCCTCCTCCCCGCCTCCGCGGACGCGGGATCACGCCTCTGGGCCCTGTGGAGGCAGAGCCCTCGGCGCCCTCTCAGCAGGGCTGGAGGGACCGCCGTCGTATGCCGGCTCTCACTCCCTTCGAGCCGGAGGACGACGAGCCTCGTGAGCGGCGTGGGCGAGGGCGGCTGCCACGCGTCCCCCGGCCGCCGAAGTCCAAGGCCGGCAAGGCCAAGAAGCCGCGCGGCCGGTTCCGGCGGGCCCTCCGGCTCACCGCAATCCTGGCAGTCATCGCGATCCTCGGGAGCCTCGTCACGACGATCGCGTACAACTGGATCACTCCCTCGCGCACCGCGTTCATGCTCGAGGCCGGTGGCCCGACGGTCTACCAGTACGTCTCGATCGACCACATCAGCCGCTACACGATCGCATCCGTGATCGCCCACGAGGACGAGCAGCTCGGCACGCGAGCCGGCGGCTTCTCGATCGACGACTTCATGGCCCGCGCCCAAGCGTTCACCTCCGGGCAGCCAGACCCCAGTGGCTCCACAGTCCCTCAGCAGCTCGTGAAGAACATCTTCCTGTGGCCGAGCCAGGACCCGCTCCGCAAGGGCATCGAGGCCGGGCTCTCCGAGGAGTTCGACTTCCTCATGCCGAAGGAACGGATCATGGAGCTGTACCTCAACTACGCGCAGTTCGGGCCGAAGCTGTTCGGGATCTGCGCGGCGAGCTGGTACTACTTCAACGCGCCGCCCTCGCAGCTCACGCAGTACGAGTCAGAGCAGCTCATGGGCGTGCTGCCGGACCCGGACAACGTCCGGCGCGCGCCGACCGGGGGGCTCGACATCAGCGCGACCGCGAACCCGGAGGCCGTGGACCTCATCAACGGCGCGGCAAACGTCTGGGTGCCGCGGCAGCTCGACGGGATGGGCGGCTGGCAGGCGGCCGTCAAGACGATCGGGATCACGGACACCGCTGCGGATCACGCGGCCACCGAGGGCAATTCGGACGGCTGTTCGACCATGCCGCAGGACGTCGCGAAGCGGCTGCAGTCCGAGGGCGTCGGCTAA